In a single window of the bacterium genome:
- a CDS encoding C-GCAxxG-C-C family protein, whose translation MDEHTNCTRRAFLRGTGVAAAAAGLAAVAPALPNFAAPAAAKDGPTEKWPWPYEKLDPAVAAEIAYNEWYRGFCGEAVITSVFGQLREKVGEPYKSFPIDAFVFMEGGVSGWGTICGSLNGANVVTNVILGPRIAGSETGMLMGSELMQWYSDAKMPIYVPKTPKIDPANIPITVADSPLCHVSVGRWMAEADKPLSSAERKDRCARVAASTAYRLVELLNAWKDGTYKTTGVINASKYGIQAQNDCVDCHGKSVPQPPQAKK comes from the coding sequence ATGGACGAGCACACGAATTGCACGAGACGCGCATTCCTGCGGGGCACCGGCGTCGCCGCCGCCGCGGCGGGCCTCGCCGCCGTCGCGCCCGCGCTGCCGAACTTCGCGGCGCCGGCGGCCGCCAAGGACGGCCCGACGGAGAAGTGGCCCTGGCCGTATGAGAAGCTCGACCCCGCCGTTGCGGCCGAGATCGCCTACAACGAGTGGTACCGCGGCTTCTGCGGCGAGGCGGTCATCACCAGCGTGTTCGGCCAGCTGCGCGAGAAGGTGGGCGAGCCCTACAAGAGCTTCCCGATCGACGCCTTCGTCTTCATGGAGGGCGGCGTCTCGGGTTGGGGCACGATCTGCGGCTCGCTCAACGGCGCCAACGTCGTGACGAACGTCATCCTCGGACCGCGGATCGCCGGCTCGGAGACCGGGATGCTGATGGGCAGCGAACTGATGCAGTGGTACTCCGACGCCAAGATGCCGATCTACGTGCCCAAGACGCCGAAGATCGACCCGGCGAACATCCCGATCACCGTCGCCGACTCGCCGCTCTGCCACGTTTCGGTCGGAAGGTGGATGGCGGAGGCCGACAAGCCGCTGTCCAGCGCGGAGCGCAAGGACCGCTGCGCCCGTGTGGCCGCGAGCACGGCCTATCGCCTCGTCGAGCTGCTCAACGCCTGGAAGGACGGCACCTACAAGACGACGGGCGTGATCAACGCCTCGAAGTACGGTATCCAGGCCCAGAACGACTGCGTCGACTGTCACGGGAAGTCGGTCCCGCAGCCGCCGCAGGCCAAGAAGTAG